A DNA window from Drosophila sechellia strain sech25 chromosome X, ASM438219v1, whole genome shotgun sequence contains the following coding sequences:
- the LOC6615150 gene encoding probable cytochrome P450 6v1, whose product MVYSTNILLAIVTILTGVFIWSRRTYVYWQRRRVKFVQPTHLLGNLSRVLRLEESFALQLRRFYFDERFRNEPVVGIYLFHQPALLIRDLQLVRTVLVEDFVSFSNRFAKCDGRSDKMGALTLFLAKQPEWREIRTRLAPAFAGAKLKQMFSLMEEIGCDLEWYLKRLTRDLRRGDAERGAIVSIKDVCDLYNTDMIASIAFGLRSYSLRNTQSEIGSHCQDLFRPNVRRVIDLFLIFYLPKLVPLLRPKLFTEPHAEFLRRVIQLVIEERERGGDLRNDLIEMLLTLKKEADLQQDKSHFTHHRDFLAAQAASFEVAGIETCSASMSFALYELAKQPLMQSRLRREIREAFAGNPNGRLTYEAVARMQFLDMVVEETLRKYPIVPLLERECTPINKKRFYSLRPHAECYARRGMPVFISNLAIHHDPKYWPDPDRFDPERFSAANKALQAPMSYMPFGAGPHNCIGMQIGLLQIKLGLVYFLHRHRVEICDRTVERIQFDAKFAVLASEQRIYLKVDCL is encoded by the exons ATGGTGTACTCCACGAACATCCTGCTGGCGATCGTGACGATCCTGACGGGCGTGTTCATCTGGTCCCGGCGCACCTACGTCTACTGGCAGCGCCGGCGGGTGAAGTTCGTCCAGCCGACCCACCTGCTGGGCAACCTGAGCCGGGTGCTCCGACTGGAGGAGTCCTTTGCGCTCCAGTTGCGCCGCTTCTACTTCGACGAGCGGTTCCGCAACGAGCCCGTCGTGGGTATCTATCTGTTCCACCAGCCAGCCCTGCTCATCCGCGATCTCCAGCTGGTGCGCACCGTTCTGGTTGAGGATTTCGTCAGCTTCTCCAACCGTTTCGCCAAGTGCGACGGGCGCAGCGATAAAATGGGCGCCTTAACGctatttttggccaaacaaCCCGAGTGGCGCGAGATCCGCACCCGTTTAGCACCAGCCTTCGCCGGCGCCAAGCTGAAACAGATGTTCTCGCTGATGGAGGAG ATCGGCTGCGACTTGGAGTGGTATCTGAAGCGTCTGACTCGAGATCTTAGACGCGGCGACGCGGAGCGTGGGGCGATTGTGAGCATCAAGGATGTGTGTGATCTGTACAACACCGACATGATAGCCAGCATCGCGTTCGGACTGAGATCGTACAGCCTGCGGAACACGCAATCGGAGATCGGCTCACATTGTCAGGACCTGTTTCGGCCGAATGTGCGTCGAGTAATCGACTTGTTTCTGATCTTTTACCTGCCAAAACTGGTGCCGCTGCTGCGGCCCAAACTTTTCACGGAGCCGCATGCGGAATTCCTGCGCCGAGTCATCCAGCTGGTGATCGAGGAGCGGGAGCGCGGCGGCGATCTGCGCAACGATCTCATCGAGATGCTGCTGACGCTCAAAAAGGAGGCGGATCTGCAGCAGGACAAGTCGCACTTTACGCACCATCGGGACTTCTTGGCCGCTCAGGCGGCATCCTTTGAGGTGGCCGGCATTGAGACCTGCTCGGCGAGCATGTCCTTCGCCCTCTACGAGTTGGCCAAACAACCCCTGATGCAGTCGCGCTTGCGCCGCGAAATACGCGAGGCTTTCGCCGGCAATCCCAATGGGAGGCTCACCTACGAGGCCGTCGCCCGCATGCAGTTCCTCGACATGGTCGTGGAGGAGACTCTGCGCAAGTATCCAATCGTGCCGCTCTTGGAGCGCGAGTGCACGCCGATCAACAAGAAGCGCTTCTACTCGCTGAGGCCACATGCCGAGTGCTACGCCCGCCGTGGGATGCCCGTGTTCATATCCAATCTGGCCATACATCACGATCCCAAG TACTGGCCGGACCCGGACCGATTCGACCCGGAGCGCTTCAGTGCGGCGAACAAGGCGCTGCAGGCGCCCATGTCCTACATGCCCTTTGGGGCGGGGCCGCACAATTGCATCGGGATGCAGATCGGACTGCTGCAGATAAAGCTGGGCCTCGTTTACTTCTTGCACCGACACCGCGTCGAGATTTGCGACCGCACCGTGGAGCGGATTCAATTCGACGCCAAGTTCGCGGTGCTGGCCAGTGAGCAACGCATATACCTCAAGGTCGACTGCTTATAG